The Phormidium yuhuli AB48 DNA window CAGTCGTGAATCTGACGACTGAAGCCAACTCTACTTTAGTGTGACGGTTCATCTGGAACGTTGTCCCCTGTTGGCCGCCACCCTTGATTTCATCTGTCGTTATACGGAGGGCGCATCGGACTACAGGAGTCTCCATTACCGTTTGGGGTAGGGGATAGACTAAGTTGCGATCGCGTCATAACCAAGTATGCTAGACCTCTGGTCTTTAAACTCATCAGGCGAGGTGATACCTCGTCTCCTTGCCCAGGTGGACGGTGACCTACCGGACGCCTTTGCCAATTTCTGGGATCGTATTACTGGGACTCTAGGAGACTTTATTCCCAGTATTATCGGGGCGATCGCCATCCTGATCCTATTTTGGATTGTGGCAACCATCGCAGCCAGTGCCATCAAGGCCCTGTTGCATCGGACTGATATTGACAATAAAATTGCCGGCTGGCTCACAGGTAACGAAACCAGTGACTTTCCCATCGAAACCTGGGCGGCAAAAATTGTCTATTGGATTATCCTGCTGTTGGGGTTACTGGCGTTTTTCAACGTCTTGAACCTGGACATCGTCTCAGCCCCCCTGGCCGGATTCCTAGGAGAAATCTTTGACTACCTGCCACGGATTGCCGCCGCTGCGGTGCTGCTGATTGTGGCTTGGGCCCTCGCCACCCTCTGTAAAGTCCTCCTCAACAAAGGACTCGAAGGCTTCCGTCTTGATGAACGTTTAGCAGAACAATCGGGAGGCTCTAGCCCCTTTTTAGTGAATGAAGCCTTAGCCAATATCCTCTATTGGTTCATCATTCTCCTCTTTCTGCCGATTATTCTCGACACCCTCGGTTTGCAAGGCTTACTGCAACCCCTGCAAGCGATGGTTGAGAGAATTCTCTCCTATCTGCCGCAAATCCTCACCGCGATCGCCATTGGAGTCATTGGCTGGTTGATTGCCCGAGTGGTGCGGGGTATTGTGACGAACCTGCTGTCGGCTACGGGGGTTGATAACCTCGGCTCTCGCTTAGGCTTAGGACAGATGGGGGGAATGTCCCTATCTGGGGTGATTGGCACCTTCGTCTATGTTTTGGTGTTAATCCCCATCGCCATTGCGGCCCTGGATGCCCTGCAAATTGCAGCCATATCTGGCCCAGCGATTTCCATGTTGCAGCAAGTCTTAGACTTCCTGCCTCAACTGTTTACGGCGGCGTTAATCATCGCCATTTCCTTCTTTGTGGGACGCTTGGTGTCCGAGTTCGTCACGAACTTACTCACCAGCATGGGCTTCAACAACATCTTCTCGGCCTTAGGGATTAACCCCCCTCCCCGTAGCCCCGAGGAACCCGGTGCGATGACTCGCTTCCAGGGAGGCCGGACTCCGTCCGAGTTTGTCGGTATTATTCTCTGGGTGGGCATTGAGCTATTTGGCATCATTGCCGCTGTGGATGTTCTGGAAATTCCGGCCCTGAACACGATTGTTTCTGGGTTACTGGTGATTTTCGGTCAGATTCTGGCTGGACTCGTCGTCTTAGGGATTGGTCTCTATTTAGCCAATCTGGTGTACAACTTGATTGTCGGCTCCGGTTCTGCCAATTCCCGATTACTGGGACAGGTAGCTCGGGTTGCCATTATCGTGTTTGTGGTGGCGATGGCCCTGCAACAGATGGGTATTGCGCCGGATATCGTGAATCTGGCCTTTGGCTTACTGTTGGGTGCATTGGCCGTCGCGATCGCCCTGGCCTTTGGCTTAGGCGGACGGGATGTGGCAGCGGAGAAAATCCGTGAGTTCCTGGCATCGTTCCAGCAACGGCAATAAGTTTTAGGGTGAGAAAGGTGTTTTGCTTTTCTTATCGTTATAGAACCTTTGGGGTAGTAGTTTACTACCCTTTTTTGATGGCGGGGGAACCACGGAGTCACAGAGGACACGGAGAGGGAGAGGGGGAGAGAGGATTGTTAGAGGACGTTGGGCTGTTGGGCTAATGATTTCTGGAGTGAATCGTCTCCTTGGCAGAGTTCCCACAACATGGCTTGGCCGTCCAGGATGAAAAAGACAGATTCCTGACCTAAGTCCATGAGAATCTGGGTCATCCAGGCTTCGAGCCGTGGCTGAATCTGTTTTAAGCCAAAGTCTGTTGTCCAAACCTCGATTTCATAGATGACTTCCTCGACGACTCCGACATGGTCGCTGTGATAATAGCCGCGATGTTGTTTGCAGAGGGTTCCTCCGCATAATTGACAAAGGTCTTGATTGATTTGATGCACGAGGTCGGAGGTATCGATGGGCTGATTAACCTCTACAGTTGTGGGAATCAAGAGACGCAGAGAATGGGTTAGGGTTTGGCGAATGTTGAGTTGCATCATGGGGGAGAAGAGGATAGAGAGAACCACGGAGTCACAGAGGACACAGAGGGAAGAGTTCGCCTTCCGGGGTAGGATGTGTTCCGGCATCAGTAAAGGCTATGACTTAGACCCATCGATTTAAACTTGCCGGAACGCATCGCTTAAGCCGGTTATTGTCGCGAGTTCGCCCTCCGGGGTAGGATGTGTTCCGGCATCAGTAAAGGCTGTGCCTAAACCCATCTATTCAAACTTGCCGGAACGCATCTTAAGCCGTTTATGGTCGGGAGTTATTCGGCATGGTTTTCTTGTTTAACGCCGGATTTAGAACGCCACCAACCTTGACGAATCACCCGAGTTCCTGCGGGTAATCGCAACATCGTTAATGTGGTTGCCCCGAGAATGCCTCGACCGATATTTGCCCCTTCTAAATTGCTATAGGAGAGATTCACATTCTGCAAGGTCGCTTTGGCTAAGTTTGCGCCTCGTAAATCCGCCCAGGCCAGGTTTGCACCTCGTAACTTGGCATGGGATAAATTCATGTTTTCTCCATGGACTCCGCTAAAGTTACAGCCCACCAGGTTGGCTTTATAGAAGTTGCTTTCTGCTAAAAAAGCCCCACCGAAATTTGTTCCCTTCAGACAAGTTTCCTGAAAGTTAGCGTGGAGAAGAGAACTTTGGCTAAAATCACAACTCCGCAATTCACTGTTGCTGATGACAACATAACTTAAATCTAAGTCCCTCAGATTGGCATTGGTCACTTTGATGGCATGAAAATTTTTGACGCCTTGCTGAAGCTGTTTTAAAAAGTTGTCCGCCGTAATCTCTCGTTTGGGTTCATCAGATTCCAGAAGATTTTGCATGAGGTCAAACATGATACTTTGGACTCCTAAATGAATTGAATGGGGAGGGGATTTAGCTCTCGCCCTCCCGACGAGATATTGACCCAGAAGATTGGGGTTTTTATGCAAGTTGGCTTAATTGGGAAATGACCCCCAAAATTGGGGGACTTTGCGGCTGATGTTGGCTCGTAAACGGGGGATTAAGTCGGCACAGATGACCTGTAAATCGTCGATGACAGTCTCTAAAGCCGCTAGTTCGAGTTCAGAGAGTTGAGGATTGCGGGTTGGACGGAGCAACCGTTGCAGCACTGGGGGACGGAATTTCTCACGGATGCTGGCCAGGCTATAGCGGAGGTCGTTGACGCGCTTGATGGTGTCGCAATAGCAGGAGGCGAATCCTTCCTCCAGGCCGGGTTCTCGGGGATCGGGATGTTCGCGGGCCATGGCCATCAGCAGGTCGATGGGTTCCATGAGCGATTGCACTGATTCCCGTAAGCTCGACTTGTCCTCTAAACCGGGAGTTTGACCCGATAGCACCCCCTGGCTGAATGAATCAAATGCTCGGGCTAGTTCGGCAATATTGGCGTTTAATCTGCTCTCGACCTCATTTAAGTCATGTAAGAGGACTTGCGCCTGTTTGGGGCTAATCAGTTGGCGACGATAGGCCAGACGAGCAATTTCAGCAATTTGGGGAATCGCCTCGTAGTTCCCCGTTTCCCGGGCCTGTTGGCCATAGCGACGGAGAAGGGTGCGATCGCTCACGGGCTGAGGATGGGGAGACTCTACGGGGGTAAGATGGGGAGGTGTTACCCGGAGTGGCGTTTGAGTGGGGTTTTGACGAACTTGCATGGGGATAACCTTTCGATCACTCATGGGATTGAGGAAGTGGCGATCGCCCCCCGAGGACAGGGTAAACTCCATAGAAGGGGTAGAGGGGGGAGATAGGGCGATCGCCGAGTCACTGACATAACCCAGGAGAGGCTAGGATTTATGCAAAACTCAAGAATTTTCTCCAGAACCGTCATCCGCCGCACGAATCCAAGCCTCAACTTGCGCCTGAATCGCCTCACTCACCAACTCATCCCGGGACATCTGCACATCCTGGCGTTGTGCATGGGCCAGAGTTAGCCAGCAGGCGATTCCACTGGTGACGACGGAGAGGAGGAAGAAGAACAGCGGAAACCCTAAACTGGCCACATCCAGACTGAGGACTTTCTGATAGAGACTCACCACCGCCAAGCGGACAATTTCCGTTCCTGACGTCAACTCATAGTCCTCATTAAAGTGGCGTGCAAACGCTCCGGGTAGATGCTGTTGCAGGAATAAGACATCATCCCCAAGTTGCTGACGCTGAGCCAGTTTTTCCCCCCAGGCTTGCTGGGCCTCCTCCTTAATCGCTTGGGCCTGGCGTTCCAGGCGGAAGACTCGTTGTTGCAGAGGGAGATTTTCCAGGGGAACCTGACTCCAATCGCGATCGCGTTCTCCCCAAGTTCCATAGAGTTGCACATGGAGAGTATCCCAATTGGGGTTCTCCCGAGGAATCCCGGCGAACTCCCCTTGTAACTGCTGAAATTCCCGCTGTGCGGCTTGCAAGGCTTCACTGGTGGCGGGAATGGTTTGCAAGTTCTCCGTTTGACGTTCGATTTCCTCCCGGGCCTTCAACTCCGCTAAATAGGGACGATTGTTCATCGCTTCCATCCCCACCCCAGCCGCGAAGGATTGCAGCACACTCATAGCAATCATAGCCGCCGCGCCGGCCTTGGCCCAGCTTTGGTTCCCGTACTTGCGGCCCGCCACGGCGGTTCCGTTGTCGTTGGTGAACTTAATCAGCAAGAGATTGAGGGTTAAACTGGCCAAAATGGCGGCGGTTCCTCCGAAGTCTTTGAAGGCGAAGAAGAGGAGGGGTTGGTTGGTGATGGCGTTGAAGAGACTGGCGACGCTAATCACCCGCGCGGTGAGATTAGAATGGTCTTGTAACTCTGGGGTGACATAGACGCGGCCATGAAAGTCTTGGGGATTGGCCAGGATGAGGTTTTGGAGAAAGCGAACCGGTGAGACGACGTGCTTAAGGCGCTTTTCCCAGAGTCGAGGGGGTTGTGGCGGCTGGTTGAGTTCCGGGTGAGATTCCCGTAGGTTTTCGGCGATGTACTTGGCTTCCGTTGGGAGGTTGGGGGGTTGGGTTGATTTGAGTTCCATCGGTTACTCCAATTGAGGTGTTGCGTCGGCTGACATGGGAGTAACCCTTGGGGGAGGGGTTTTTATGCAGATGTTTGGTAAATCTAGTCTGGAGAAGCTGGCCCGATGAGTGAGTACGAGTTAGACTTTTATCAATGGACCCAAAGCCAAAGTGCGATGCTGCGATCGCGCCAGGTTGAGAATCTCGACTGGGATCACCTCGCTGAAGAACTCGAAAGCATGGGGAAACGGGAACGACGGGAACTCATCAACCGTTTAGGGATTTTATTGGCGCATCTCCTGAAATGGAGATATCAACCGGAACGACGCCGTGCATCTTGGCAAGCCACCATCGCCGTTCAGCGACAAGATATTGAGGAGTTATTGGAGGATAATCCCAGTTTAAAGTCTTATTTGGTGGAGGGATTTGAACGGGGATATCGTAAAGGTCGATTATTGGCGATCGCGGAAACCCATTTACCACCCTCCACCTTTCCCAGTGAACCTCCTTTCACCCTCCAAGAGGCGTTGGAAACAGAATTTAAGCCATAACATCACGGTAGGGGGTGTGGCGGCTTCGCTCATGTTGATGCCAATTTAGGGAATGAAGATTGACGAGTTTTGTGAATTTATTTAAAATCAATGTGAGGGATTTTATCAATCAATGCCATGATTCGATTTACGGCTAAGGTGGAGCAAGGTAAAATTGTGATTCCCGAGGAGTATCTCGGTCGGGTTGGGGAAGATGTCATTAAAGTGACGATTCAGCCTAAATCATCTCGTTTGCTGGATCGTCTTGCTGA harbors:
- a CDS encoding pentapeptide repeat-containing protein, whose product is MFDLMQNLLESDEPKREITADNFLKQLQQGVKNFHAIKVTNANLRDLDLSYVVISNSELRSCDFSQSSLLHANFQETCLKGTNFGGAFLAESNFYKANLVGCNFSGVHGENMNLSHAKLRGANLAWADLRGANLAKATLQNVNLSYSNLEGANIGRGILGATTLTMLRLPAGTRVIRQGWWRSKSGVKQENHAE
- a CDS encoding DUF29 domain-containing protein — encoded protein: MSEYELDFYQWTQSQSAMLRSRQVENLDWDHLAEELESMGKRERRELINRLGILLAHLLKWRYQPERRRASWQATIAVQRQDIEELLEDNPSLKSYLVEGFERGYRKGRLLAIAETHLPPSTFPSEPPFTLQEALETEFKP
- a CDS encoding mechanosensitive ion channel, with product MIPRLLAQVDGDLPDAFANFWDRITGTLGDFIPSIIGAIAILILFWIVATIAASAIKALLHRTDIDNKIAGWLTGNETSDFPIETWAAKIVYWIILLLGLLAFFNVLNLDIVSAPLAGFLGEIFDYLPRIAAAAVLLIVAWALATLCKVLLNKGLEGFRLDERLAEQSGGSSPFLVNEALANILYWFIILLFLPIILDTLGLQGLLQPLQAMVERILSYLPQILTAIAIGVIGWLIARVVRGIVTNLLSATGVDNLGSRLGLGQMGGMSLSGVIGTFVYVLVLIPIAIAALDALQIAAISGPAISMLQQVLDFLPQLFTAALIIAISFFVGRLVSEFVTNLLTSMGFNNIFSALGINPPPRSPEEPGAMTRFQGGRTPSEFVGIILWVGIELFGIIAAVDVLEIPALNTIVSGLLVIFGQILAGLVVLGIGLYLANLVYNLIVGSGSANSRLLGQVARVAIIVFVVAMALQQMGIAPDIVNLAFGLLLGALAVAIALAFGLGGRDVAAEKIREFLASFQQRQ